A genomic stretch from Hemicordylus capensis ecotype Gifberg chromosome 1, rHemCap1.1.pri, whole genome shotgun sequence includes:
- the TMEM80 gene encoding transmembrane protein 80 isoform X4, with the protein MKIWRLLGEIIFYLNGVYYIFYFLATLLMIIYKSQLFTYPDNFLALDLILLLVMAILEALRLYFGTKGNLTEEEAPLGISLVITAGSIILAVYFLVWQTYVMRADVIINAVLFVTYGLEGILEIIAIAAFVS; encoded by the exons attattttcTATTTAAATGGAGTGTATTATATCTTTTATTTCTTGGCAACCCTGCTTATGATTATTTACAAAA GTCAGCTTTTCACGTATCCAGATAATTTCTTGGCTCTTGATCTCATATTGTTGTTGGTTATGGCCATTCTGGAAGCACTCAGGCTATACTTTG GTACTAAAGGGAACCTGACAGAAGAAGAAGCTCCCTTGGGGATCAGTCTTGTGATCACTGCTGGCAGCATAATACTAGCTGTCTACTTTTTGGTGTGGCAAACTTATGTCATGAGAGCAGATGTCATTATTAATGCTGTATTGTTTGTTACATATGGGCTTGAAGGAATTCTAGAAATCATAGCAATTGCTGCATTTGTTAGTTAA
- the TMEM80 gene encoding transmembrane protein 80 isoform X3 has translation MAAVRRGRTSSVLSSIPLQIIFYLNGVYYIFYFLATLLMIIYKSQLFTYPDNFLALDLILLLVMAILEALRLYFGTKGNLTEEEAPLGISLVITAGSIILAVYFLVWQTYVMRADVIINAVLFVTYGLEGILEIIAIAAFVS, from the exons CTGTCATCTAttcccttacagattattttcTATTTAAATGGAGTGTATTATATCTTTTATTTCTTGGCAACCCTGCTTATGATTATTTACAAAA GTCAGCTTTTCACGTATCCAGATAATTTCTTGGCTCTTGATCTCATATTGTTGTTGGTTATGGCCATTCTGGAAGCACTCAGGCTATACTTTG GTACTAAAGGGAACCTGACAGAAGAAGAAGCTCCCTTGGGGATCAGTCTTGTGATCACTGCTGGCAGCATAATACTAGCTGTCTACTTTTTGGTGTGGCAAACTTATGTCATGAGAGCAGATGTCATTATTAATGCTGTATTGTTTGTTACATATGGGCTTGAAGGAATTCTAGAAATCATAGCAATTGCTGCATTTGTTAGTTAA